Proteins co-encoded in one Candidatus Methanomethylicota archaeon genomic window:
- the mch gene encoding methenyltetrahydromethanopterin cyclohydrolase, with amino-acid sequence MNERALKIVMEMVEKADELNVKVHRAPCKATIIDAGVEVKGSLMAGLYVTRICLADLANISITNMNYGQLTLPAIHVSTDYPSITTMGSQLADWEICIEGYYGLGSGPARALALERPLPKAVALKKDFYEKIGYQILNPKQIYEKIGYGETADVAVIVIEAPKLPPDAVLIDIAEKCKVKAENVYAIITPTTSIAGSVQIAGRIVEVGIHKLTLLGFDPKNIIFGSGCSPIAPVHPNMIKAMGIVNDVIRYAGSTFYIVNCDDEEYLKNIISRVPSSSSNKYYKTFMEIFKEANYSFYNIDLGEFSPATITVNNVKTGNIFSAGEINPTLLKMALTT; translated from the coding sequence ATGAATGAAAGAGCTTTGAAGATAGTAATGGAAATGGTTGAGAAGGCTGATGAACTGAATGTAAAGGTGCATAGAGCTCCATGCAAAGCTACAATAATAGATGCTGGAGTTGAAGTTAAAGGTAGTTTAATGGCTGGATTATATGTGACTAGAATTTGCTTAGCAGATTTAGCCAACATATCAATAACAAACATGAATTATGGACAGTTAACATTACCAGCCATACATGTATCCACAGACTACCCTTCAATAACCACAATGGGATCTCAACTTGCAGATTGGGAAATATGCATAGAAGGATATTATGGATTGGGGTCTGGACCTGCAAGGGCATTAGCCCTTGAAAGACCACTACCGAAGGCTGTAGCTTTAAAGAAGGATTTCTATGAGAAAATTGGATATCAAATTCTAAACCCAAAACAGATATATGAGAAGATAGGGTATGGTGAAACTGCAGATGTAGCGGTAATTGTGATTGAAGCTCCAAAACTACCGCCAGATGCCGTTTTAATAGATATAGCTGAAAAGTGTAAAGTTAAAGCGGAAAACGTTTATGCCATCATAACACCAACAACAAGTATAGCAGGCTCAGTCCAGATAGCTGGGAGGATAGTGGAAGTTGGAATACATAAACTCACATTACTTGGATTCGATCCGAAGAACATAATATTCGGATCTGGATGTTCACCAATAGCCCCAGTACATCCAAACATGATTAAAGCCATGGGAATAGTTAACGATGTTATAAGATATGCTGGATCCACATTCTACATTGTCAATTGCGATGACGAAGAATATTTAAAGAACATTATTAGCAGAGTTCCATCATCAAGCTCCAACAAATACTACAAAACATTCATGGAAATATTTAAGGAAGCAAACTACAGCTTCTACAACATAGATTTAGGGGAATTCTCACCAGCAACGATAACAGTAAACAATGTGAAAACTGGAAACATATTTAGTGCTGGAGAAATAAATCCAACACTGCTAAAAATGGCTTTAACCACCTAA
- a CDS encoding ECF transporter S component translates to MKSRDIALAASFAALYFILSRLPGIPVIGLPQVKIQLEAAIASVFGLILGPFVGALAAFVGTLIAFFYSGANPFGLPFILCPASNALIVGLMFRNKFKIAFAILAAIIIGFWLTPVVQPLTDYWYVGVAATFDKIIALLLIIPLARAYSKGIFKFEGSGSVNSKKLFIYLFIASFIGNQTDSSLGTTLFATPQVYNGIYGLSLKTTRTLFLLSPFAYPAIRLIQAFIATLIGLPLFKAFKSRGWILH, encoded by the coding sequence ACTTCATTCTATCAAGACTTCCAGGAATCCCAGTTATCGGATTACCACAGGTAAAGATACAATTGGAAGCAGCAATAGCATCTGTATTTGGACTCATATTAGGGCCATTTGTGGGGGCTTTAGCAGCTTTTGTAGGTACATTAATAGCATTCTTCTATAGTGGAGCAAACCCCTTCGGCTTACCATTCATACTATGCCCAGCATCAAATGCATTAATTGTGGGATTAATGTTTAGAAACAAGTTTAAAATAGCATTTGCAATACTTGCCGCAATAATAATTGGATTCTGGTTAACGCCAGTAGTTCAACCATTAACTGATTATTGGTATGTTGGTGTAGCTGCCACCTTCGATAAAATAATAGCTTTACTATTGATAATCCCATTGGCGAGAGCATATTCGAAGGGTATCTTTAAATTTGAAGGTTCTGGAAGTGTTAATTCGAAAAAGCTGTTCATATACCTATTCATAGCTTCATTTATTGGGAATCAAACTGATTCATCTCTTGGAACAACATTATTCGCTACACCACAGGTGTATAATGGCATATATGGGTTGAGCTTAAAAACTACGCGGACACTATTCTTATTAAGCCCATTTGCATATCCAGCGATAAGACTGATACAAGCATTTATAGCAACATTAATTGGGTTACCACTATTTAAAGCGTTTAAATCGAGGGGATGGATATTACATTGA